The following proteins are co-located in the Acanthochromis polyacanthus isolate Apoly-LR-REF ecotype Palm Island chromosome 7, KAUST_Apoly_ChrSc, whole genome shotgun sequence genome:
- the LOC110967087 gene encoding LOW QUALITY PROTEIN: coiled-coil domain-containing protein 180-like (The sequence of the model RefSeq protein was modified relative to this genomic sequence to represent the inferred CDS: inserted 2 bases in 2 codons) has product MQAAALLWERHSRRLERREEEVRQQLDELRRSQQQHIQEQKVGVDELLGRLRQESSEDILKTSLDQTILHLQDITDSCRRCVSAQCSVLDSVPSLFMEELFSYSSSISSFYQLRHTYPPSPEELQNLHLSNSTCQDHQDHQDHLEHLEHLDHLDHLDPGQSASVQPQTLEVIQPKTLKPGMTEKHPISCQNDVGPAQDSQDWLTEAETSLMELCDISTYVTFTSSRGVAYTGPAFRCPSPDLPDSLNPPETAHLNLFPXELLTRALSRTRTLFLDHLEQRFHDVLSSAVVMVTEMKEALRSEQEVQLQQLKPEHVHAHIYLHRHAELQRHRRLVDVHCEDVLDMLTSCRTELQQLQASISRKNQDFTTTLSIMEDAVQTADRSRSLEALSSALQDRLDQHIKETQQHQSSFRQTVQVRLEEARTRTTQLLSSFRLFSEGGDVAPQELRTFQRRLKEETRRISVTEASIFSELEMFESRSLQQVKEVSAHFEENLSFLKSELEFTEKVQKIXRSTKVHIKSEAASSNQQQSLISSTLEDLRRMMESTQVSPHQVFPLLSSVSEEFRKHCQYLELDSALQDVLSPSTCPKVVKQVRPAPPPGLLQPSRTSVDLLDDPVVDVIKSLNRLAEDSDQRGAAGESPVQHQQSVSVLSVRRSCRSIRTDRRFQMFGPKPEAQLTPCSFSSSVNSLLQKTNDDLLLLAEDFYCSHRVTRSQRLPGSVDQWADSMQQRLLGYQEEAQRFLSMSREEAVQQRSVLGQLLRSLPAVLIHNHERQQEAELREEVGGVRQQLEETLAASEKEKGVCVSRLRASFIAVELQTLVNREEQRQQQLLSATCSTHLKIQECVRVRGEEFVTSLESLTEKLQCEFNKLLTPAGSNDRVVTMETGAETGSRCIMGHLSITEQKEAAVKRFQQLISSELSLSDDDKRRQLSEQQTWNTHWRKEIRTRKSTHQQ; this is encoded by the exons ATGCAAGCAGCGGCGTTGCTATGGGAGAGGCACAGCCGCAGGttggagaggagagaagaagaagtgcGGCAACAGCTGGACGAACTGAGACgctcacagcagcagcacatacAG GAGCAGAAGGTTGGCGTGGACGAGCTGTTGGGTCGCCTGAGGCAGGAGAGCAGCGAAGACATTCTGAAGACGTCTCTGGACCAAACCATCCTCCACCTGCAGGACATCACGGACAG TTGCAGACGGTGTGTctctgctcagtgttctgtgtTGGATTCTGTTCCATCTCTCTTCATGGAGGAACTGTTCTcctacagcagcagcatcagctcCTTCTACCAGCTCAGACACACATACCCACCG AGTCCAGAAGAACTGCAGAACCTCCATCTATCAAACTCCACCTGCCAGGACCACCAGGACCACCAGGAccacctggaacacctggaacacctggacCACCTGGACCACCTGGACCCGGGTCAGTCTGCCTCCGTTCAGCCTCAGACTCTGGAAGTGATCCAGCCCAAAACACTGAAACCAGGGATGACTGAGAAACATCCAATCAGCTGTCAGAATGATGTAGGTCCCGCCCAGGACTCTCAGGATTGGCTGACTGAG GCAGAGACCTCCCTAATGGAACTCTGTGACATCAGCACCTATGTCACCTTTACATCATCAAGAGGTGTGGCCTACACTGGCCCCGCCTTCAGATGCCCCTCCCCTGACCTCCCAGACAGCCTAAACCCACCTGAGACAGCACACCTGAACCTGTTCC AAGAGCTGCTCACACGCGCACTGagcag gaccCGCACTCTGTTCCTCGATCACCTGGAGCAGCGTTTCCACGACGTCCTGAGCTCAGCCGTTGTCATGGTGACAGAGATGAAGGAGGCGCTGCGCTCAGAGCAGGAagtccagctgcagcagctgaaaccAGAACACGTCCACGCCCACATCTATCTGCATCGCCACG CGGAGCTGCAGCGGCACCGGCGGCTGGTGGACGTCCACTGTGAGGACGTGTTGGACATGCTGACCTCCTGCAGGacggagctgcagcagctgcaggccTCCATCAGCAGGAAGAACCAGGACTTCACCACCACCCTGTCCATCATGGAGGACGCCGTCCAGACGGCCGACAGGAGCCGAAG tcTGGAGGCCCTTAGCTCCGCCCTGCAGGACCGTCTGGACCAACATATCAAAGAAACCCAGCAGCATCAGAGCAGCTTCAGACAGACGGTCCAGGTCCGACTGGAGGAggccagaaccagaaccacccaGCTGCTGAGCTCCTTCAG ATTGTTCAGTGAAGGAGGAGATGTTGCTCCTCAGGAGTTAAGGACGTTCCAAAGGAGGCTGAAGGAGGAGACCAGGAGGATCAGTGTGACTGAGGCATCCATCTTCTCAGAGCTGGAGATGTTTGAGTCCAGGAGTCTGCAGCAG GTGAAGGAGGTGTCGGCTCACTTTGAGGAGAATCTGTCCTTCCTGAAGTCTGAGCTGGAATTCACAGAAAAAGTCCAGAAGA TCAGGAGCACAAAAGTTCACATCAAATCAGAG gCAGCCAGCAGTAACCAGCAGCAGTCTTTGATCAGCAGCACGTTGGAGGATCTGAGGAGAATGATGGAGTCCACACAG GTGTCTCCACATCAGGTGTTTCCTCTGCTGTCATCAGTCAGTGAGGAGTTCAGGAAGCACTGTCAGTACCTGGAGCTG GACTCTGCTCTGCAGGATGTTCTCAGCCCATCCACCTGTCCTAAAGTCGTGAAGCAAGTACGTCCGGCTCCGCCTCCTGGCTTACTGCAGCCCAGCAGGACAAGTGTGGACCTTCTGGACGACCCCGTAGTGGACGTCATCAAGTCCCTGAACAG GTTGGCTGAGGACAGCGACCAGAgaggagctgcag GTGAGAGTCCTGTCCAGCATCAGCAGTCCGTCAGCGTGCTCAG tgtgaggaggagctgcaggtcCATCAGGACGGACAGAAGGTTCCAGATGTTTGGACCCAAACCAGAAGCACAACTAACCCCATG ctccttcagcTCCTCAGTGAATtctctgctgcagaaaacaaacgACGACCTGCTGCTGCTTGCTGAG GACTTTTACTGCAGCCATCGTGTCACAAGGTCTCAGCGACTTCCTGGCTCTGTGGACCAATGGGCCGACAGCATGCAGCAGAGGCTGCTGGGATACCAGGAAGAAGCCCAGAGGTTTCTGAGCATGAGCAGAGAGG aggcGGTGCAGCAGCGTTCTGTGTTGGGGCAGCTGCTGCGTTCCTTACCTGCAGTTCTGATCCATAACCACGAGCGACAACAGGAGGCGGAGCTTAGAGAAGAGGTGGGCGGAGTCAGGCAGCAGTTGGAGGAGACGCTGGCAGCCAGCGAGAAAGAGAAG ggtgtgtgtgtctctcgGCTGCGGGCGTCCTTCATTGCGGTGGAGCTCCAGACTTTGGTCAACAGGGAGGAGCAGcgacagcagcagctgctcagtGCCACCTGCAGCACACACCTGAAGATACAG GAGTGTGTGCGAGTCAGAGGGGAGGAGTTTGTGACATCACTGGAGTCTCTGACGGAGAAGCTGCAGTGTGAGTTCAACAAGCTGCTGACGCCTGCAG GAAGCAATGACAGAGTTGTTACCATGGAGACAGGAGCTGAAACAGGAAGCAG GTGCATCATGGGACATCTGAGTATCACTGAGCAGAAAGAAGCTGCTGTGAag cggtTCCAGCAGCTGATCAGCTCAGAGTTGTCACTTTCAGATGATGACAAACGAAGACAACTGAGTGAACAACAAACCTGGAACACACACTGGAGAAAAGAGATACGCACTCGGAAAAGCACAcaccaacaataa